The proteins below are encoded in one region of Streptomyces cyanogenus:
- a CDS encoding MBL fold metallo-hydrolase — translation MLIAGFPAGAWGTNCYLVAPAAGEECVIIDPGHQAAPGVEEALEKHRLKPVAVVLTHGHLDHVASVVPVCGAHDVPAWIHPEDRYMMSDPEKALGRSIGMPLMGELTVGEPDDVRELTDGTSLELAGLEFSVAHAPGHTKGSVTFRMPETADVPSVFFSGDLLFAGSIGRTDLPGGSMADMLDSLARVCLPLEDSTVVLSGHGPQTTIGRERATNPYLRQVAAGQGAEAPRRGM, via the coding sequence GTGCTCATTGCCGGGTTCCCCGCCGGGGCCTGGGGGACGAACTGTTATCTCGTCGCCCCCGCCGCCGGTGAGGAGTGCGTGATCATCGACCCGGGCCACCAGGCCGCCCCAGGCGTCGAGGAGGCACTGGAGAAGCATCGGCTCAAGCCCGTCGCCGTCGTCCTCACCCACGGCCACCTCGACCACGTGGCCTCGGTCGTCCCCGTCTGCGGGGCGCACGACGTACCGGCCTGGATCCACCCCGAGGACCGGTACATGATGAGCGACCCCGAGAAGGCGCTCGGCCGCTCCATCGGCATGCCGCTGATGGGCGAGCTGACCGTGGGGGAGCCGGACGACGTCAGGGAGTTGACCGACGGCACGTCCCTGGAGCTGGCCGGGCTGGAGTTCTCCGTCGCGCACGCGCCGGGCCATACCAAGGGGTCGGTGACCTTCCGGATGCCCGAGACCGCCGACGTCCCGTCGGTGTTCTTCTCCGGGGATCTGCTGTTCGCCGGCTCCATCGGACGCACCGATCTGCCCGGCGGATCCATGGCGGACATGCTCGACTCGCTGGCCCGCGTGTGCCTGCCGCTCGAGGACTCCACCGTGGTGCTGTCCGGACACGGCCCCCAGACGACCATCGGCCGGGAGCGCGCCACCAACCCGTATCTGCGGCAGGTGGCCGCCGGCCAGGGAGCCGAGGCTCCCCGACGAGGAATGTGA
- the hisS gene encoding histidine--tRNA ligase has translation MSSFKAPKGTYDLIPPDSAKYLAVREAIAAPLRNSGYGYIETPGFENVELFARGVGESTDIVTKEMYAFETKGGDRLALRPEGTASVLRAALEANLHKSGNLPVKLWYSGSYYRYERPQKGRYRHFSQVGAEAIGAEDPALDAELIILADQAYRSLGLRNFRILLNSLGDKECRPVYRSALQEFLRGLDLDEDTRRRVDINPLRVLDDKRESVQKQLTGAPLLRDYLCDACKAYHEEVRELITAAGVSFEDDPKLVRGLDYYTRTTFEFVHDGLGSQSAVGGGGRYDGLSEMIGGPALPSVGWALGVDRTVLALEAEGVEPDVPSATSVYAVPLGEEARRVLFGKITDLRKVGIAADFAYGGKGLKGAMKNANRSGARYAIVAGERDLAEGVVQLKDMESGEQTAIGVNEIVAELEARLG, from the coding sequence GTGAGCAGCTTCAAGGCCCCCAAGGGCACCTACGACCTGATCCCGCCGGACTCCGCGAAGTACCTCGCGGTCCGCGAGGCGATCGCCGCCCCGCTGCGCAACTCCGGCTACGGCTACATCGAGACGCCCGGCTTCGAGAACGTCGAGCTCTTCGCGCGCGGGGTCGGAGAGTCCACCGACATCGTGACCAAGGAGATGTACGCCTTCGAGACCAAGGGCGGCGACAGGCTCGCCCTGCGCCCCGAGGGCACCGCGTCCGTGCTGCGCGCCGCGCTGGAGGCCAACCTGCACAAGTCGGGCAACCTCCCGGTCAAGCTCTGGTACTCCGGCTCCTACTACCGCTACGAGCGCCCCCAGAAGGGCCGTTACCGGCACTTCTCCCAGGTCGGCGCCGAGGCGATCGGCGCCGAGGACCCGGCGCTGGACGCCGAGCTGATCATCCTGGCCGACCAGGCCTACCGCTCGCTGGGCCTGCGCAACTTCCGCATCCTGCTCAACAGCCTGGGCGACAAGGAGTGCCGTCCGGTGTACCGGTCCGCGCTCCAGGAGTTCCTGCGCGGCCTGGACCTGGACGAGGACACGCGCCGGCGCGTCGACATCAACCCGCTGCGGGTCCTGGACGACAAGCGCGAGTCGGTCCAGAAGCAGCTCACGGGCGCCCCGCTGCTGCGCGACTACCTGTGCGACGCCTGCAAGGCCTACCACGAGGAGGTCCGCGAGCTGATCACGGCGGCCGGTGTCTCCTTCGAGGACGACCCGAAGCTGGTGCGCGGCCTGGACTACTACACCCGCACCACCTTCGAGTTCGTGCACGACGGTCTCGGCTCGCAGTCCGCGGTGGGCGGCGGCGGCCGGTACGACGGGCTGTCCGAGATGATCGGCGGCCCGGCGCTGCCCTCCGTCGGCTGGGCCCTGGGCGTCGACCGCACGGTCCTCGCGCTGGAGGCCGAGGGCGTGGAACCGGACGTCCCGTCCGCCACGTCGGTCTACGCCGTCCCGCTGGGCGAGGAGGCCCGCCGGGTGCTGTTCGGGAAGATCACCGACCTGCGCAAGGTGGGCATCGCGGCGGACTTCGCGTACGGCGGCAAGGGCCTGAAGGGCGCCATGAAGAACGCCAACCGCTCGGGCGCCCGGTACGCGATCGTCGCCGGCGAGCGCGACCTCGCCGAGGGCGTCGTCCAGCTCAAGGACATGGAGTCCGGCGAGCAGACGGCGATCGGCGTCAACGAGATCGTGGCGGAACTGGAAGCCCGGCTCGGCTGA
- the secD gene encoding protein translocase subunit SecD, protein MAAPKRGRSASAQSKPGRSLALILIAIVALTGGMFLSGHTTPRLGIDLAGGTSITLKAKADQGSAINKANMDTAVDIMNRRVNGLGVSEAEVQTQGTDNIIVNIPKGTNSKEAQEQVGTTAKLYFRPVLASEPSGAAAKSPSPSASSSGSSSPKPSTSPSSTASSKEKASSTGSTSPTASATSQGRAVSDALKADATPSPSASGSGKPSGSPSATPSASASGGSNAAGKLQAQYAALDCTKPTDRANAGKNAKPGDSIVACGKVDDAWYKYVLGPAAVDGTEVKKAQAVFDTQGASGWQVQMTFTNGGAKKFADITGELAKKQPPQNEFGIVLDGEVVSSPYVRTAITGGQAEISGSFKQEEAQSLANMLSYGALPLSFQEQSVTTVTAALGGEQLHAGLLAGAIGLALVVIYLVVYYRGLSIVAMASLLVSAILTYVIMSLLGPAINFALNLPAVCGAIVAIGITADSFIVYFERIRDEIREGRSLRPAVERAWPRARRTILVSDFVSFLAAAVLFIVTVGKVQGFAFTLGLTTLLDVVVVFFFTKPLMTLLARRKFFADGHKWSGLDPKSLGAKPPLRRTRRPAGPVAGPADPKEA, encoded by the coding sequence GTGGCAGCACCTAAGAGGGGCCGAAGCGCGAGCGCCCAGAGCAAGCCAGGGCGCTCGCTGGCCCTCATCCTGATCGCCATCGTGGCGCTCACCGGAGGGATGTTCCTCTCCGGGCACACCACTCCGCGTCTCGGTATCGACCTCGCCGGTGGTACGAGCATCACGCTCAAGGCGAAGGCCGACCAGGGGTCCGCGATCAACAAGGCCAACATGGACACCGCGGTCGACATCATGAACCGCCGTGTCAACGGCCTGGGTGTCTCCGAGGCGGAGGTGCAGACCCAGGGGACCGACAACATCATCGTCAACATCCCCAAGGGCACCAACTCCAAGGAGGCGCAGGAGCAGGTCGGCACCACCGCAAAGCTGTACTTCCGGCCGGTCCTGGCCAGCGAGCCCAGCGGCGCCGCCGCGAAGAGCCCCTCGCCCAGTGCGTCCTCCAGCGGCAGCTCCTCGCCGAAGCCGAGCACCAGCCCCTCGTCGACCGCCTCCTCCAAGGAGAAGGCGTCCTCGACCGGCTCGACGTCCCCCACGGCCTCGGCGACCTCTCAGGGCCGTGCCGTCAGCGACGCGCTGAAGGCCGACGCCACCCCCTCGCCGAGCGCTTCCGGCAGCGGCAAGCCGTCGGGCTCCCCGTCCGCCACCCCGTCCGCCTCGGCGAGCGGCGGCTCGAACGCGGCGGGCAAGCTCCAGGCGCAGTACGCGGCCCTGGACTGCACCAAGCCCACCGACCGCGCCAACGCCGGCAAGAACGCCAAGCCCGGCGACTCCATCGTGGCCTGCGGCAAGGTCGACGACGCCTGGTACAAGTACGTCCTCGGCCCGGCCGCCGTGGACGGCACCGAGGTGAAGAAGGCGCAGGCCGTCTTCGACACCCAGGGTGCCTCCGGCTGGCAGGTCCAGATGACCTTCACCAACGGCGGGGCCAAGAAGTTCGCCGACATCACCGGCGAACTGGCCAAGAAGCAGCCGCCGCAGAACGAGTTCGGCATCGTCCTGGACGGCGAGGTCGTCTCCAGCCCGTACGTGCGCACCGCCATCACCGGCGGCCAGGCGGAGATCTCCGGCAGCTTCAAGCAGGAGGAGGCGCAGAGCCTCGCCAACATGCTGTCGTACGGCGCCCTGCCGCTGTCCTTCCAGGAGCAGTCCGTCACCACCGTCACCGCCGCGCTCGGCGGTGAGCAGCTGCACGCCGGTCTGCTCGCCGGCGCCATCGGTCTCGCGCTGGTCGTGATCTACCTGGTGGTCTACTACCGCGGCCTGTCGATCGTGGCCATGGCGTCCCTGCTGGTCTCCGCGATCCTCACCTACGTGATCATGTCGCTGCTCGGCCCGGCCATCAACTTCGCGCTGAACCTGCCGGCCGTCTGCGGTGCCATCGTCGCGATCGGTATCACCGCGGACTCGTTCATCGTGTACTTCGAACGCATCCGGGACGAGATCCGCGAGGGCCGCTCCCTGCGCCCCGCCGTGGAGCGGGCCTGGCCGCGCGCCCGGCGCACCATCCTGGTCTCGGACTTCGTGTCGTTCCTGGCCGCCGCGGTGCTGTTCATCGTCACCGTCGGCAAGGTCCAGGGCTTCGCGTTCACGCTGGGCCTGACCACCCTCCTCGACGTGGTCGTCGTCTTCTTCTTCACCAAGCCGCTGATGACGCTGCTGGCCCGCCGCAAGTTCTTCGCCGACGGCCACAAGTGGTCCGGCCTCGACCCGAAGAGCCTGGGTGCCAAGCCGCCGCTGCGCCGCACCCGCCGTCCCGCCGGTCCCGTCGCCGGCCCTGCCGACCCGAAGGAGGCGTGA
- the relA gene encoding GTP pyrophosphokinase, translated as MPDEAQHLTAAKPEPASAPAAKPAPNTPQVKNDTRGTVEHAQSAPVEKSAESTRPKPAPPERPAQPPVVRQPAAQPTRSGSSNRVRARLARLGVQRANPYNPVLEPLLRIVRSNDPKIENSTLRQIERAYQVAERWHRGQKRKSGDPYITHPLAVTTILAELGMDPATLMAGLLHDTVEDTEYGLDQLRRDFGDTVALLVDGVTKLDKVKFGEAAQAETVRKMVVAMAKDPRVLVIKLADRLHNMRTMRYLKREKQEKKARETLEIYAPLAHRLGMNTIKWELEDLAFAILYPKMYDEIVRLVAERAPKRDEYLAIVTDEVQADLRAARIKATVTGRPKHYYSVYQKMIVRGRDFAEIYDLVGIRVLVDTVRDCYAALGTVHARWNPVPGRFKDYIAMPKFNMYQSLHTTVIGPNGKPVELQIRTFDMHRRAEYGIAAHWKYKQEAVAGASKVRTDVPKAGKKDDHLNDMAWLRQLLDWQKETEDPGEFLESLRFDLSRNEVFVFTPKGDVIALPAGATPVDFAYAVHTEVGHRTIGARVNGRLVPLESTLDNGDLVEVFTSKAAGAGPSRDWLGFVKSPRARNKIRAWFSKERRDEAIEQGKDAIVRAMRKQNLPIQRILTGDSLVTLAHEMRYSDISALYAAIGEGHVSAQNIVQKLVQALGGEEAATEEIDETVPPSRTRGRKRRSSADPGVVVKGVEDVWVKLARCCTPVPGDPIIGFVTRGSGVSVHRSDCVNVESLSREPERILDVEWAPTQSSVFLVAIQVEALDRSRLLSDVTRVLSDQHVNILSAAVQTSRDRVATSRFTFEMGDPKHLGHVLKAVRGVEGVYDVYRVTSGRARS; from the coding sequence TTGCCAGACGAGGCCCAGCACCTGACCGCCGCCAAGCCCGAGCCCGCCTCGGCCCCGGCGGCGAAGCCCGCGCCGAACACTCCGCAGGTGAAGAACGACACTCGCGGAACGGTCGAGCACGCCCAGTCCGCGCCCGTCGAGAAGAGCGCCGAGTCCACGCGCCCCAAGCCGGCCCCGCCCGAGCGCCCGGCACAGCCCCCCGTGGTGCGCCAGCCGGCCGCGCAGCCCACCCGCTCCGGCTCCTCCAACCGTGTCCGGGCCCGCCTCGCCCGCCTCGGCGTGCAGCGCGCCAACCCGTACAACCCGGTCCTGGAGCCGCTGCTGCGCATAGTGCGCAGCAACGACCCCAAGATCGAGAACTCCACGCTGCGCCAGATCGAGCGCGCCTACCAGGTCGCCGAGCGCTGGCACCGCGGCCAGAAGCGCAAGAGCGGCGACCCGTACATCACGCACCCCCTCGCCGTCACCACCATCCTCGCCGAGCTGGGCATGGACCCGGCCACCCTGATGGCCGGGCTGCTGCACGACACCGTCGAGGACACCGAGTACGGCCTGGACCAGCTCCGCCGCGACTTCGGCGACACCGTCGCCCTCCTCGTCGACGGCGTCACCAAGCTCGACAAGGTCAAGTTCGGCGAGGCCGCGCAGGCCGAGACCGTGCGCAAGATGGTCGTGGCCATGGCCAAGGACCCGCGCGTCCTGGTCATCAAGCTCGCCGACCGCCTGCACAACATGCGCACCATGCGCTACCTCAAGCGCGAGAAGCAGGAGAAGAAGGCGCGCGAGACGCTGGAGATCTACGCTCCGCTCGCCCACCGCCTCGGCATGAACACCATCAAGTGGGAGCTGGAGGACCTCGCCTTCGCGATCCTCTACCCCAAGATGTACGACGAGATCGTACGGCTGGTGGCCGAGCGCGCGCCCAAGCGCGACGAGTACCTCGCCATAGTGACCGACGAGGTCCAGGCCGACCTGCGCGCCGCCCGCATCAAGGCGACCGTCACCGGCCGCCCGAAGCACTACTACAGCGTCTACCAGAAGATGATCGTCCGCGGCCGTGACTTCGCGGAGATCTACGACCTGGTGGGCATCCGTGTCCTCGTCGACACCGTGCGCGACTGCTACGCCGCCCTCGGCACCGTGCACGCGCGATGGAACCCGGTCCCCGGCCGGTTCAAGGACTACATCGCGATGCCCAAGTTCAACATGTACCAGTCGCTGCACACGACGGTCATCGGGCCCAACGGCAAGCCGGTCGAGCTGCAGATCCGCACGTTCGACATGCACCGCCGCGCCGAGTACGGCATCGCCGCGCACTGGAAGTACAAGCAGGAGGCCGTCGCCGGCGCCTCCAAGGTCCGTACCGACGTGCCCAAGGCCGGCAAGAAGGACGACCACCTCAACGACATGGCGTGGCTGCGCCAGCTGCTGGACTGGCAGAAGGAGACCGAGGACCCGGGCGAGTTCCTGGAGTCCCTGCGCTTCGACCTGTCCCGCAACGAGGTCTTCGTCTTCACACCCAAGGGTGACGTCATCGCGTTGCCGGCCGGTGCCACCCCGGTCGACTTCGCGTACGCCGTCCACACCGAGGTCGGCCACCGCACCATAGGAGCGCGGGTCAACGGCCGTCTCGTACCGCTCGAATCCACCCTGGACAACGGCGACCTGGTGGAGGTCTTCACCTCCAAGGCGGCCGGCGCCGGCCCGTCCCGGGACTGGCTCGGTTTCGTCAAGTCGCCGCGGGCCCGCAACAAGATCCGCGCCTGGTTCTCCAAGGAGCGCCGGGACGAGGCCATCGAGCAGGGCAAGGACGCCATCGTGCGGGCCATGCGCAAGCAGAACCTGCCGATCCAGCGGATCCTGACCGGCGACTCGCTGGTCACGCTCGCCCACGAGATGCGCTACTCGGACATCTCCGCGCTGTACGCGGCGATCGGCGAGGGCCATGTCTCGGCGCAGAACATCGTGCAGAAGCTCGTCCAGGCCCTCGGCGGCGAGGAGGCGGCCACCGAGGAGATCGACGAGACGGTCCCGCCGTCCCGCACCCGCGGTCGCAAGCGCCGCTCCAGCGCCGACCCGGGCGTGGTGGTCAAGGGCGTCGAGGACGTGTGGGTCAAGCTGGCCCGGTGCTGTACGCCGGTGCCCGGCGACCCGATCATCGGCTTCGTCACCCGAGGCAGCGGCGTCTCGGTCCACCGCAGCGACTGCGTCAACGTCGAATCGCTGTCCCGCGAGCCGGAGCGCATCCTCGACGTCGAGTGGGCGCCCACCCAGTCCTCGGTCTTCCTGGTCGCCATCCAGGTCGAGGCGCTGGACCGCTCCCGCCTGCTCTCGGACGTCACCCGGGTCCTGTCCGACCAGCACGTCAACATCCTGTCGGCGGCCGTGCAGACGTCCCGCGACCGGGTGGCCACCTCCCGGTTCACCTTCGAGATGGGCGACCCCAAGCACCTCGGCCACGTCCTGAAGGCCGTGCGGGGCGTGGAGGGCGTGTACGACGTGTACCGCGTGACGTCGGGACGCGCCCGGTCGTAG
- the secF gene encoding protein translocase subunit SecF — MSKLGNLGARLHRGEISYDFVGKRKVWYGVSILITITAILGLAVRGLNMGIEFQGGAVFTTPTKMSTSVAKAEEYANEASGHQSVVQKLGNGSLRIQIAGIDTDQSDRIKQELAKDLNLDPEKLAADLVGPSWGEQIANKAWEGLAIFMILVVIYLAIAFEWRMAIAALVALIHDITITTGIYALVGFEVTPGTVIGLLTILGYSLYDTVVVFDSLKEQTKDITKQTRWTYSDIANRSINGTLVRSINTTVVALLPVAGLLFIGGGFLGAGTLNDISLSLFVGLAAGAYSSIFIATPLVADLKEREPAMKALTKRVLAKRAQAGAEEDLADRGGDDADEAAPAVVGPRSQPAARGRGRGRTPGKRR, encoded by the coding sequence ATGTCGAAACTCGGCAACCTCGGCGCTCGACTGCACCGCGGCGAGATCTCTTACGACTTCGTCGGCAAGCGCAAGGTCTGGTACGGCGTCTCGATCCTGATCACCATCACGGCCATCCTCGGCCTGGCGGTGCGCGGCCTGAACATGGGCATCGAGTTCCAGGGCGGTGCGGTCTTCACCACGCCGACCAAGATGAGCACCTCGGTGGCCAAGGCCGAGGAGTACGCCAACGAGGCCTCGGGCCACCAGTCGGTCGTACAGAAGCTCGGCAACGGCAGCCTGCGCATCCAGATCGCGGGCATCGACACCGACCAGTCGGACCGGATCAAGCAGGAGCTGGCCAAGGACCTGAACCTCGACCCGGAGAAGCTCGCCGCCGACCTGGTCGGCCCGAGCTGGGGCGAGCAGATCGCCAACAAGGCCTGGGAGGGCCTGGCGATCTTCATGATCCTCGTCGTGATCTACCTGGCGATCGCGTTCGAGTGGCGCATGGCCATCGCGGCGCTGGTCGCGCTGATCCACGACATCACCATCACGACCGGCATCTACGCCCTGGTCGGCTTCGAGGTCACGCCCGGTACGGTCATCGGTCTGCTGACCATCCTCGGTTACTCGCTCTACGACACGGTCGTCGTCTTCGACAGCCTGAAGGAGCAGACGAAGGACATCACCAAGCAGACCCGCTGGACGTACAGCGACATCGCCAACCGGTCGATCAACGGCACCCTGGTCCGCTCCATCAACACCACGGTCGTCGCCCTGCTGCCGGTCGCGGGTCTGCTCTTCATCGGCGGCGGCTTCCTCGGCGCGGGCACGCTCAACGACATCTCCCTGTCGCTGTTCGTCGGCCTCGCGGCCGGTGCCTACTCGTCGATCTTCATCGCCACTCCGCTGGTCGCCGACCTCAAGGAGCGCGAGCCGGCGATGAAGGCCCTCACCAAGCGGGTCCTGGCCAAGCGTGCCCAGGCCGGTGCGGAGGAGGACCTCGCGGACCGCGGCGGTGACGACGCCGACGAGGCCGCGCCCGCCGTGGTGGGCCCGCGCAGCCAGCCCGCGGCCCGTGGCCGAGGCCGTGGCCGTACCCCGGGGAAGCGCCGATGA
- a CDS encoding peptidylprolyl isomerase — translation MVSQEQRRRQLAREKFLRQQQRRTEARRRSRVRNSVIASVLGVVVIGSVALYTTGVLKNDDDKKTNASAEVTPSATPTSKAPDPCAKPAAGSVKKLSWKKEPAMTIDTSAKYTLKLATTCGDIGVALKTSAAPHTVNSFDFLAGKGYFDHTKCHRLTTQGIYVLQCGDPQGTGMGGPGYTLPDENLKDPSLKNNTYPAGTVAMANTGQKHTGGSQFFLVYKDSQLPPSYTPFGTIDAAGLKVLTKIAAAGDSTGAGDGAPNATVVINKATVSKS, via the coding sequence GTGGTCAGCCAGGAGCAGCGGCGGCGTCAGCTCGCCCGGGAGAAGTTCTTGCGGCAGCAGCAGCGACGCACCGAGGCGCGGCGCAGGTCCCGCGTGCGCAACTCCGTGATCGCGTCGGTACTCGGCGTGGTCGTGATCGGCAGTGTCGCCCTGTACACGACCGGGGTGCTGAAGAACGACGACGACAAGAAGACCAACGCGAGCGCCGAGGTCACCCCGAGCGCGACCCCGACGAGCAAGGCTCCGGACCCGTGCGCCAAGCCGGCGGCCGGCTCGGTGAAGAAGCTGAGCTGGAAGAAGGAGCCGGCGATGACGATCGACACGTCGGCGAAGTACACGCTGAAGCTCGCGACGACGTGCGGCGACATCGGCGTGGCACTGAAGACGTCGGCGGCCCCGCACACGGTCAACTCGTTCGACTTCCTCGCCGGAAAGGGCTACTTCGACCACACCAAGTGCCACCGCCTGACCACCCAGGGCATCTACGTCCTGCAGTGCGGCGACCCCCAGGGCACCGGTATGGGCGGTCCGGGCTACACGCTCCCGGACGAGAACCTCAAGGACCCGAGCCTGAAGAACAACACCTACCCGGCGGGCACGGTGGCGATGGCCAACACCGGCCAGAAGCACACCGGCGGCAGCCAGTTCTTCCTCGTCTACAAGGACAGCCAGCTGCCGCCGAGCTACACGCCGTTCGGCACCATCGACGCGGCCGGCCTGAAGGTGCTGACCAAGATCGCCGCGGCCGGCGACAGCACCGGCGCCGGTGACGGGGCGCCGAACGCGACGGTCGTGATCAACAAGGCCACGGTCAGCAAGTCCTGA
- a CDS encoding adenine phosphoribosyltransferase, with protein MTDIRELLLSRIRDVADYPEPGVMFKDITPLLADPAAFTALTDALAEIAADTGATKVVGLEARGFILGAPVAVRAGLGFIPVRKAGKLPGATLRQAYDLEYGSAEIEVHAEDLAAGDRVLIVDDVLATGGTAEAAIQLIRRAGADVSGLAVLMELGFLDGRARLEPALAGSPLKALLQV; from the coding sequence ATGACCGACATCAGGGAGCTGCTGCTCAGCCGCATCCGTGACGTCGCCGACTATCCGGAGCCCGGCGTGATGTTCAAGGACATCACCCCGCTCCTGGCCGACCCGGCGGCCTTCACCGCGCTCACCGACGCGCTGGCCGAGATCGCCGCCGACACCGGTGCGACCAAGGTCGTCGGCCTGGAGGCCCGGGGCTTCATCCTCGGCGCCCCGGTCGCCGTCCGCGCGGGCCTCGGGTTCATCCCGGTCCGCAAGGCGGGCAAGCTGCCCGGAGCCACCCTGCGCCAGGCGTACGACCTGGAGTACGGCTCGGCGGAGATCGAGGTGCACGCGGAGGACCTGGCCGCCGGCGACCGCGTCCTGATCGTGGACGACGTCCTGGCCACCGGCGGCACCGCCGAGGCCGCGATCCAGCTCATCCGGCGCGCGGGCGCCGACGTCTCCGGCCTCGCGGTCCTCATGGAACTGGGCTTCCTCGACGGTCGCGCCCGCCTGGAACCGGCCCTGGCCGGCTCCCCGCTCAAGGCCCTCCTCCAGGTCTGA
- the yajC gene encoding preprotein translocase subunit YajC, producing the protein MNAYTLLPFIVLIAAMFLMTRSAKKKQQQAAQMRNEMQPGSGVRTIGGMYATVKEVNDDTVLLDAGPGVDLLFAKNAIGAVLTDDEYNRIVHGIEHDLKSDADVVPDDASSLTETDETDGPAAAAAASDDKIDLGKKDAAEDADAAGAAEAKAEDEPKKTDGDSDAK; encoded by the coding sequence GTGAATGCCTATACCCTTCTCCCGTTCATCGTGCTCATCGCGGCGATGTTCCTGATGACGCGTTCGGCCAAGAAGAAGCAGCAGCAGGCCGCCCAGATGCGGAACGAGATGCAGCCCGGCTCCGGTGTCCGCACGATCGGGGGTATGTACGCGACGGTCAAGGAGGTCAACGACGACACCGTCCTCCTCGACGCCGGACCGGGCGTCGACCTGCTCTTCGCCAAGAACGCCATCGGCGCCGTCCTCACCGACGACGAGTACAACCGCATCGTCCACGGCATCGAGCACGACCTGAAGTCCGACGCCGACGTCGTCCCGGACGACGCCTCCTCCCTCACCGAGACCGACGAGACCGACGGGCCTGCCGCCGCTGCCGCCGCCTCCGACGACAAGATCGACCTCGGTAAGAAGGACGCCGCCGAGGACGCCGACGCGGCCGGTGCCGCCGAGGCGAAGGCGGAGGACGAGCCGAAGAAGACCGACGGCGACTCCGACGCGAAGTAG
- a CDS encoding DUF349 domain-containing protein has product MSSDPWGRVDETGTVYVRTADGEKVVGSWQAGSPEEALAYFERKYEGLVVEIGLLEKRVRTTDLSAKDAQAAIDHLREQVDAHHAVGDLDALRTRLDKLVETVEARREERKAQRAKQSDEARKAKEDLVAEAEQLARSDQWRAAGERLRALVDTWKGLPRLDRKSDDELWHRFSHARSAFSKRRKAHFAQLDAQREEARRIKERLVAEAEALSGSTDWGPTAARYRELMAEWKAAGRAQREHEDDLWNRFRGAQDVFFAARSSVFAERDAEQSENLKLKEELAEEAEKLLPVNDLKAARAAFRSINERWEAIGHVPRDARPKVEGRMHAVERAIQEAEEAEWRRTNPEARARAEGLTGQLQAAVDKLKAQIEQARAQGNNAKADKLEKELEGRQALLEQALKGLQEFGG; this is encoded by the coding sequence GTGAGCAGCGACCCGTGGGGCCGCGTCGACGAGACGGGGACCGTGTACGTGCGTACGGCCGACGGCGAGAAGGTCGTCGGTTCCTGGCAGGCCGGCTCCCCCGAGGAGGCGCTGGCCTACTTCGAGCGCAAGTACGAGGGCCTGGTTGTCGAGATCGGCCTCCTCGAGAAGCGCGTACGGACCACCGACCTGTCGGCGAAGGACGCCCAGGCCGCCATCGACCACCTGCGCGAGCAGGTCGACGCCCACCACGCGGTCGGTGACCTGGACGCGTTGCGGACGCGGCTGGACAAGCTCGTCGAGACCGTCGAGGCGCGCCGCGAGGAGCGCAAGGCACAGCGGGCCAAGCAGTCCGACGAGGCCCGCAAGGCCAAGGAGGACCTGGTCGCCGAGGCCGAGCAGCTGGCCCGTTCCGACCAGTGGCGGGCGGCCGGTGAGCGGCTGCGCGCGCTGGTGGACACCTGGAAGGGCCTGCCCCGTCTGGACCGCAAGTCCGACGACGAGCTGTGGCACCGCTTCTCGCACGCCCGCTCGGCGTTCTCCAAGCGCCGCAAGGCGCACTTCGCGCAGCTGGACGCGCAGCGCGAGGAGGCCCGCCGCATCAAGGAGCGGCTGGTCGCCGAGGCCGAGGCACTGTCCGGTTCGACGGACTGGGGCCCCACGGCCGCCCGGTACCGCGAGCTGATGGCGGAGTGGAAGGCCGCGGGCCGCGCCCAGCGCGAGCACGAGGACGACCTGTGGAACCGCTTCCGCGGCGCCCAGGACGTGTTCTTCGCCGCCCGCAGCTCGGTGTTCGCCGAACGCGACGCGGAGCAGTCGGAGAACCTGAAGCTGAAGGAGGAGCTGGCCGAGGAGGCCGAGAAGCTTCTGCCGGTCAACGACCTGAAGGCCGCGCGGGCCGCCTTCCGCTCGATCAACGAGCGCTGGGAGGCCATCGGGCACGTCCCGCGGGACGCCCGGCCGAAGGTCGAGGGCCGGATGCACGCCGTCGAGCGCGCGATCCAGGAGGCCGAGGAGGCCGAGTGGCGCCGGACGAACCCGGAGGCACGCGCGCGTGCCGAGGGTCTGACCGGTCAGCTCCAGGCGGCCGTGGACAAGCTCAAGGCGCAGATCGAGCAGGCGCGCGCCCAGGGCAACAACGCCAAGGCCGACAAGCTGGAGAAGGAGCTGGAAGGCCGTCAGGCGCTCCTGGAGCAGGCCCTGAAGGGCTTGCAGGAGTTCGGCGGCTAA